One Actinospica robiniae DSM 44927 genomic region harbors:
- the lgt gene encoding prolipoprotein diacylglyceryl transferase — MNSTTLAYLPSPSTAGLQIGPLPVRFYALCIIAGIAIAVILGERRWRAKGGEPHIITDIAIWAVPFGLIGGRLYHVVTDPELYFEHGEDWVRVFYVWDGGLGIWGAIALGGLGAWIGARRRGVRMPAYADAVAPGIVLAQAMGRWGNWFNNELYGDPTSKPWGLTIHCMSQDGIRQAVACPGSTSTVLGHFQPTFLYEVIWDVLVCVLLLWADRRFSIGHGRLFALYVMGYTAGRGWIEHLRSDYAHAFLGLRVNDWASIVCFSAALAYFLISRRLRPGKESREELYWPYFKPYAPEGGARADDREDEGEAASEDVSSGGRRPENDADRDPQERALSAESAEDDDAEAVDGAKHEEHA, encoded by the coding sequence ATGAACTCCACCACGCTGGCCTATCTGCCCAGCCCGTCCACGGCCGGGCTCCAGATCGGACCGCTGCCCGTCCGCTTCTACGCCCTGTGCATCATCGCCGGGATCGCCATCGCGGTGATCCTCGGCGAACGGCGCTGGCGGGCCAAGGGCGGCGAACCGCACATCATCACCGACATCGCGATCTGGGCCGTGCCGTTCGGCCTGATCGGCGGGCGGCTCTACCACGTGGTGACCGACCCGGAGCTCTACTTCGAGCACGGCGAGGACTGGGTCCGGGTCTTCTACGTCTGGGACGGCGGCCTCGGCATCTGGGGCGCGATCGCCCTGGGCGGCCTCGGCGCCTGGATCGGCGCGCGCCGCCGCGGGGTGCGGATGCCGGCCTACGCCGACGCGGTGGCGCCCGGCATCGTGCTGGCCCAGGCCATGGGCCGGTGGGGCAACTGGTTCAACAACGAGCTCTACGGCGACCCGACCAGCAAGCCGTGGGGCCTGACCATCCACTGCATGAGCCAGGACGGCATCCGCCAGGCCGTGGCCTGCCCGGGGAGCACCTCGACCGTGCTCGGCCACTTCCAGCCCACCTTCCTCTACGAGGTGATCTGGGACGTGCTGGTGTGCGTGCTGCTGCTGTGGGCGGACCGCCGCTTCAGCATCGGGCACGGCCGGCTGTTCGCGCTGTACGTCATGGGCTACACCGCGGGCCGCGGCTGGATCGAGCACCTGCGCAGCGACTACGCGCACGCGTTCCTGGGCCTGCGCGTCAACGACTGGGCGTCCATCGTCTGCTTCAGCGCCGCGCTGGCCTACTTCCTGATCTCGCGGCGGCTGCGTCCGGGCAAGGAGAGCCGCGAGGAGCTGTACTGGCCGTATTTCAAGCCGTATGCCCCGGAGGGCGGCGCGCGAGCCGACGACCGAGAGGACGAGGGCGAGGCCGCTTCCGAGGACGTGTCCAGCGGTGGACGACGCCCTGAGAACGACGCGGACCGAGACCCGCAGGAGCGTGCGCTGAGCGCCGAGTCCGCCGAGGACGACGACGCCGAGGCCGTCGACGGGGCGAAGCACGAGGAGCACGCGTAA
- a CDS encoding DsbA family protein, protein MSRANRIGKELARQRAALVRAELARREARNRRTAVYGSSLGVVLLAIVLSIVVTGAIQPSGAPSAPTKTVADTSGGITSADGMAIPIGDSGAPVKVTVYEDVRCSDCGAFESQYQSAYKALVKAGTVQVLVHLVDLIDNSDGGSGSLAGGNAMACAQNAGYFEAYHDLLFAHQPASESTDTFSSTSTLIGYAKQVSGLDSPTFESCVKSGKYDGWIKQNYRDLEQVVGVANAATPTLMANGTKLTLSTPAAFTTQMQQLAAKASAAASAPASGTAAASSTASPPASPSTAPTSSASASASSSPSAS, encoded by the coding sequence ATGAGCAGGGCGAATCGAATCGGCAAAGAGCTGGCGCGGCAGCGGGCCGCCCTCGTGCGGGCCGAGCTGGCGCGGCGTGAAGCGCGCAACCGGCGCACCGCGGTCTACGGGTCCTCGCTCGGCGTGGTCCTGCTCGCGATCGTCTTGAGCATCGTCGTCACCGGGGCGATCCAGCCCTCCGGTGCGCCGTCGGCCCCGACCAAGACCGTGGCCGACACCAGCGGCGGGATCACCAGCGCCGACGGCATGGCCATACCGATCGGCGACTCCGGCGCCCCGGTCAAGGTGACCGTCTACGAAGACGTCCGCTGCTCCGACTGCGGCGCGTTCGAGAGCCAGTACCAGAGTGCTTACAAGGCCCTGGTCAAGGCCGGCACGGTGCAGGTGCTGGTGCACCTGGTCGACCTGATCGACAACAGCGACGGCGGCTCCGGCTCGCTGGCCGGCGGCAACGCCATGGCCTGCGCCCAGAACGCCGGCTACTTCGAGGCCTACCACGACCTCCTCTTCGCCCATCAGCCCGCGTCCGAGTCCACGGACACCTTCAGCTCCACCAGCACCCTGATCGGCTACGCGAAGCAGGTGTCCGGCCTGGACAGCCCGACCTTCGAGTCCTGCGTCAAGTCCGGCAAGTACGACGGCTGGATCAAGCAGAACTACCGCGACCTCGAGCAGGTCGTCGGCGTCGCGAACGCGGCGACCCCGACCCTGATGGCCAACGGGACCAAGCTGACGCTCTCCACCCCGGCCGCCTTCACCACGCAGATGCAGCAGCTGGCCGCCAAGGCGTCCGCGGCCGCGTCGGCTCCGGCCTCGGGCACCGCGGCGGCCTCGTCCACCGCGTCGCCGCCCGCGTCCCCGTCCACCGCCCCCACCTCCTCGGCGAGCGCCTCCGCCTCGTCGTCGCCCAGCGCCTCGTAA